A genomic window from Streptomyces broussonetiae includes:
- a CDS encoding nuclear transport factor 2 family protein: MLLTDATFAGSGEPVSGRQAIEKMFQDMLIVYADGTPRTRHVTTNIAIEVNEQAGTAVSRSYVTVLQALPDLPLQPIAGGRYHGRFERRDEQWCFVERRVHVNLVGDVSRHLREIPAQRWFSQGPGPFQTSPTTDTPASRPVFRTIAVVEPETSPSGAEPGP; this comes from the coding sequence ATCCTTCTCACCGACGCCACCTTCGCAGGCAGCGGCGAGCCAGTGAGTGGCCGCCAGGCGATCGAGAAGATGTTCCAGGACATGCTGATCGTCTACGCCGACGGCACTCCGCGAACCCGGCATGTCACGACCAATATCGCCATCGAGGTCAACGAACAGGCGGGCACGGCAGTCTCGCGCTCGTACGTCACCGTGTTGCAGGCACTGCCCGACCTGCCGCTGCAACCCATCGCCGGCGGCCGGTACCACGGTCGCTTCGAGCGCCGTGACGAGCAGTGGTGCTTCGTGGAACGACGAGTCCACGTCAACCTCGTCGGTGATGTGAGTCGCCATCTCCGCGAGATTCCCGCGCAGCGCTGGTTCTCCCAGGGACCAGGTCCGTTCCAAACTTCACCCACCACAGACACCCCGGCGAGTCGGCCCGTCTTCCGTACCATCGCCGTAGTCGAGCCGGAGACAAGCCCGAGCGGAGCCGAGCCGGGGCCGTAA
- a CDS encoding aldo/keto reductase, with protein MEYVNLAGTSLAVSRIALGCMGFGGSGRGHNPWALDEEAAASVFRRAVELGITFWDTANVYGGGASEELVGRAVRRYTRREDVVLATKVGLPMHDGPGGSGLSRKAILAQVDGSLTRLGTDYLDLYQLHRFDPATPVEETVAALREVVAAGKVRYVGASSMWSWQFAKLQHTAARDGGPAFVSMQHQYSLVQREEEREMFPLLADQRVGSLVWCPLASGRLARPYGRATARSAGDPVARRFFADVDRPIVDAVQSVARARSLPMAQVALGWVLGNPVVTAPVVGATRPGHLDDAAAALDVRLTGDERAALERPYTPRLPTGF; from the coding sequence ATGGAGTACGTCAATCTCGCCGGCACCAGCCTGGCGGTCAGCCGGATCGCGCTCGGCTGCATGGGCTTCGGCGGCAGCGGCCGCGGGCACAACCCCTGGGCGCTGGACGAAGAGGCCGCGGCATCGGTCTTCCGGCGCGCGGTCGAGCTCGGCATCACCTTCTGGGACACCGCCAACGTGTACGGCGGGGGTGCCTCGGAGGAACTGGTCGGCCGCGCGGTGCGGCGGTACACCCGGCGCGAAGACGTCGTCCTCGCGACGAAGGTGGGCCTGCCGATGCACGACGGCCCGGGCGGCTCCGGGCTGTCCCGCAAGGCAATCCTGGCGCAGGTGGACGGCTCGCTGACCCGCCTCGGCACCGACTACCTGGACCTCTACCAACTGCACCGCTTCGACCCGGCGACCCCGGTCGAGGAGACCGTGGCAGCCCTGCGGGAGGTGGTGGCGGCCGGGAAGGTCCGCTACGTCGGCGCCTCCTCGATGTGGTCCTGGCAGTTCGCCAAGCTGCAGCACACCGCGGCGCGGGACGGCGGCCCGGCCTTCGTGTCGATGCAGCACCAGTACAGCCTGGTGCAGCGCGAGGAGGAGAGGGAGATGTTCCCGCTGCTCGCCGACCAGAGGGTGGGCAGCCTGGTGTGGTGCCCGCTCGCCTCCGGGCGGTTGGCCCGCCCGTACGGGCGGGCGACGGCCCGCTCGGCCGGGGATCCGGTAGCCCGGCGGTTCTTCGCGGACGTCGACCGGCCGATCGTGGACGCCGTGCAGTCCGTCGCGCGAGCCCGGAGCCTGCCGATGGCGCAGGTCGCGCTCGGCTGGGTGCTGGGCAACCCGGTGGTCACTGCCCCGGTCGTCGGCGCGACCCGCCCGGGCCACCTGGACGACGCGGCGGCCGCGCTGGACGTCCGACTGACCGGCGACGAACGCGCGGCGCTGGAGCGTCCGTACACGCCCCGGCTGCCCACCGGGTTCTGA
- a CDS encoding GlxA family transcriptional regulator has translation MSHIVFFLVPGVHLLDLAGPAQVFSTAADFGHPYALTYVAEQPQVSTAQGLPLVAGLDWPELGAEDLIVVPGWRAGALSDGPAIGAASLQALREHHARGGTVASVCAGAEALGRAGLLDGRHCTTHHDVQDELALRHPRAVVVRDVLFTVDDRVITSAGIASGIDLALHLVATRHGPAVAAQVARDMVVYARRNGHEPQSSAMLRHRSHLDDTVHRAQDIIDARFDQPLPLPTLASAVGVSERTLTRLFSRATGLTPLRYQQTLRLERAEHFISHGATIDAAARSVGFEDPRMLRRLRARTT, from the coding sequence GTGAGCCACATCGTCTTCTTCCTCGTGCCCGGAGTCCACTTGCTGGACCTGGCCGGCCCCGCACAGGTCTTCTCCACGGCCGCGGACTTCGGGCACCCCTACGCGCTCACCTACGTCGCCGAGCAGCCACAGGTCTCCACCGCCCAGGGACTGCCGCTGGTGGCCGGGCTCGACTGGCCCGAACTCGGGGCCGAGGATCTGATCGTGGTGCCCGGCTGGCGGGCTGGCGCCCTGTCCGACGGCCCTGCTATCGGAGCCGCCTCCCTGCAGGCCCTCAGGGAACACCACGCCAGGGGCGGGACGGTGGCCAGCGTATGCGCCGGAGCCGAGGCGCTCGGCCGGGCCGGCCTGCTGGACGGCCGGCACTGCACCACCCACCACGACGTGCAGGACGAGCTGGCCTTGCGTCACCCCAGGGCGGTGGTCGTCCGTGACGTCCTTTTCACCGTCGACGACCGAGTGATCACTTCGGCGGGCATCGCCAGCGGCATCGATCTGGCCCTGCACCTGGTCGCGACCCGGCACGGCCCGGCGGTTGCCGCCCAGGTAGCCCGGGACATGGTTGTCTACGCTCGCCGCAATGGCCATGAACCGCAGTCCAGCGCGATGCTCCGGCACCGGTCCCACCTCGACGACACCGTGCACCGAGCCCAGGACATCATCGACGCCCGCTTCGACCAACCGCTCCCCCTCCCCACGCTGGCCTCGGCCGTAGGCGTGAGCGAACGTACTCTCACCCGCCTCTTCAGCCGCGCCACCGGGCTCACCCCACTGCGCTACCAGCAGACCCTCCGACTCGAACGCGCCGAGCACTTCATCAGCCACGGCGCGACAATCGACGCCGCCGCCCGCTCCGTCGGTTTCGAGGACCCGCGCATGCTGCGCCGCCTCCGCGCCCGCACGACCTGA
- a CDS encoding NADPH-dependent FMN reductase: MEKNTHKLVILVGSVREGRFGPVVSSWVAEQAVAHGGFEVEVVDLAEVDLPLALPAAPPKFAGADYPRPAGMAALTEALEGADAFLIVTPEYNHSYPASLKAAIDWHFTQWTAKPVAFVSYGGAAGGRHAVLHLENVLTELHAVTIRDGLAFPNYFTAWTDERPDDPQAAGYAKTMLDQLSWWAGALKHARAAEPYPA; the protein is encoded by the coding sequence ATGGAGAAGAACACGCACAAGCTTGTGATCCTCGTCGGTAGCGTCCGGGAGGGCCGGTTCGGCCCGGTGGTGTCCTCGTGGGTGGCCGAACAGGCCGTCGCACACGGTGGGTTCGAGGTGGAGGTGGTCGATCTGGCCGAGGTGGACCTCCCGCTGGCGCTGCCCGCCGCCCCGCCGAAGTTCGCGGGCGCCGACTATCCCCGCCCGGCCGGGATGGCCGCGCTGACCGAGGCCCTGGAGGGCGCGGACGCCTTCCTGATCGTCACACCGGAGTACAACCACAGCTACCCCGCCTCGCTGAAGGCCGCCATCGACTGGCACTTCACCCAGTGGACGGCCAAGCCGGTCGCCTTCGTGAGCTACGGCGGCGCGGCCGGCGGCCGGCACGCCGTGCTGCACCTGGAGAACGTGCTGACCGAGTTGCACGCGGTGACCATCCGGGACGGCCTGGCCTTCCCGAACTACTTCACCGCCTGGACGGACGAACGCCCGGACGACCCGCAGGCGGCCGGCTACGCCAAGACCATGCTCGACCAACTGTCCTGGTGGGCGGGCGCGTTGAAGCACGCGCGGGCCGCCGAACCGTACCCGGCGTGA
- a CDS encoding helix-turn-helix domain-containing protein encodes MGTPLGDFIRAKRDSIQPETLGLPDHGRRRSPGLRRSDLAVRAGISVEYLTRLEQGRDRNPSPAVLHALADALSLDPAERGHLRYLAKITGGACAGRTRPAPPPRDVRPAVRETLRLLEPGVAAVTNRLGDILAHTSGYAAVLGAAGLLDVPAPNLTRYVFTDPRSRTLFPDWDEVADEQAFDLWLGPSAENSEWLSTELAPVAGPEFTRRLGNHRVPRRGPLRLQHPAGPELRLLRETLDLTADAQQLLVLLPADEDTTAHLDRLTQPAPARLRAIS; translated from the coding sequence ATGGGCACACCACTGGGGGACTTCATCCGCGCCAAGCGCGACAGCATCCAGCCCGAGACGCTCGGCCTGCCCGACCACGGCCGCCGCCGCTCGCCCGGACTGCGCCGCTCCGACCTGGCCGTGCGCGCCGGCATCAGTGTCGAGTACCTGACGCGGCTGGAGCAGGGCCGCGACCGCAACCCCTCCCCGGCCGTGCTCCACGCCCTCGCCGACGCCCTCAGCCTCGACCCCGCCGAGCGCGGCCACCTGCGCTACCTCGCGAAGATCACCGGCGGCGCCTGCGCCGGCCGCACCCGGCCCGCCCCGCCGCCCCGCGACGTCCGTCCGGCCGTCCGCGAGACCCTGCGCCTGCTCGAACCGGGCGTCGCCGCCGTCACCAACCGCCTCGGCGACATCCTCGCCCACACCAGCGGCTACGCCGCCGTCCTCGGCGCGGCCGGCCTGCTTGACGTCCCGGCTCCGAACCTCACCCGCTACGTCTTCACCGACCCCCGGTCCCGCACCCTCTTCCCCGACTGGGACGAGGTCGCCGACGAGCAGGCCTTCGACCTCTGGCTCGGCCCCTCGGCCGAGAACTCCGAGTGGCTCAGCACCGAACTCGCCCCCGTGGCGGGCCCCGAGTTCACCCGCCGCCTGGGCAACCACCGTGTCCCGCGCCGCGGCCCGCTCCGCCTCCAGCACCCGGCCGGACCCGAACTCCGCCTGCTGCGTGAGACCTTGGACCTCACAGCCGACGCCCAGCAGCTCCTCGTCCTTCTCCCCGCAGACGAGGACACCACCGCCCACCTCGACCGGCTCACCCAGCCGGCCCCGGCCCGCCTGCGGGCAATCTCCTGA
- a CDS encoding glutaredoxin domain-containing protein, whose protein sequence is MSEEREGVVMYWRPGCVFCMKLRLSLLFTRLRYTKRNIWRDQDAAAFVRSVADGNETVPTVTVAGHAMVNPSKRQLLDAVRTHAPHLLAS, encoded by the coding sequence ATGTCCGAGGAACGTGAGGGCGTCGTGATGTACTGGCGGCCCGGCTGCGTGTTCTGTATGAAGCTGCGGCTGAGCCTGCTCTTCACCCGCCTGCGCTACACCAAGCGGAACATCTGGCGGGACCAGGACGCAGCCGCGTTCGTCCGCTCCGTCGCCGACGGGAACGAGACGGTGCCCACCGTCACCGTTGCCGGGCACGCCATGGTCAACCCGTCGAAGCGACAGCTTCTGGACGCGGTCCGCACGCACGCACCGCACCTGCTGGCGTCCTGA
- a CDS encoding isochorismatase family protein: protein MNRALIVIDVQESFRARPLWATTSDPKIADQVNRLVQLSRQAGDLVVWVLHSEPGTGDVFDPALGHVRLMEELERAEGEPLIHKTSHNAFTTTNLQQLLTERGIRELTVCGMRTEQCVETTTRVASDLGYQVTFVIDATATNPIPHRDAPADQSVGDLLADPRTMPAEEIIRRTAYALAGRFATIATVDQLEAAAELQA from the coding sequence ATGAACCGAGCACTGATCGTCATTGATGTCCAGGAGTCGTTCCGCGCCCGTCCGCTGTGGGCAACCACCTCCGACCCGAAGATCGCCGACCAGGTGAACCGCCTGGTCCAGCTCTCCCGTCAGGCCGGGGACCTGGTGGTGTGGGTACTGCACTCCGAGCCCGGCACCGGCGATGTCTTCGACCCGGCCCTCGGCCATGTCCGGCTGATGGAGGAACTGGAGCGAGCGGAGGGGGAGCCGCTGATCCACAAGACCTCGCACAACGCCTTCACCACCACCAACTTGCAGCAACTCCTCACCGAGCGCGGTATCCGTGAACTCACCGTCTGCGGCATGCGCACCGAGCAGTGTGTGGAGACAACCACCCGCGTCGCCAGCGACCTCGGCTACCAGGTCACCTTTGTCATCGACGCGACCGCGACCAATCCCATCCCGCACCGCGACGCTCCCGCCGACCAGAGCGTCGGCGACCTGCTGGCCGACCCCCGAACGATGCCTGCCGAAGAGATCATCAGGCGCACCGCGTACGCCCTCGCCGGACGCTTCGCCACCATCGCGACGGTCGACCAGCTGGAGGCCGCAGCAGAACTTCAGGCATGA
- a CDS encoding SMI1/KNR4 family protein: MGECTAWRPFLEQWSAEWIAGHDPEMDAPLAREVVRDTWLGFASASEDEVVAAEARLGRRLPPSLREFLFVTNGWRDAGNFIYRLAGTAELEWLRDTDDRSWIEVWEDLAEDGVEEDDDGEEAFGVQEAKVLARSLRLSLEGDAAVMLLDPDDVDENGEWAAYWLASWSGEGPERYDSFYDLMRQQWVSFHALRKPQGATRDHWDAEVERARCDALAGAVDGPLAVFAQAHEYGRERADVLSMQMKAMLGGWRDHVASLTWYSPDIDDLLLSPLFTAQLLPLLVRQDQLAHPHDLRPLPRLKEYAPAPVRALVADYEARTAQPGFRLTFGGPEFDAAVHAVADRLAGQPAFQAPDEPPMRTGPIVVTLYAGSGSRPEPDPLSDPAKVRAARVALCDEAWPELRAALRLWHPVCEDHIAPISLFADPVLAQLITPDRGREILATPRGTGPGLQ; the protein is encoded by the coding sequence ATGGGTGAGTGCACGGCGTGGCGGCCGTTTCTGGAGCAGTGGAGCGCGGAGTGGATCGCGGGGCACGACCCGGAGATGGACGCGCCGCTCGCGCGGGAGGTCGTACGTGACACCTGGCTCGGGTTCGCGTCGGCGAGCGAGGACGAGGTCGTCGCGGCCGAGGCCCGGCTGGGGCGTCGGCTGCCGCCTTCGCTGCGGGAGTTCCTGTTCGTCACCAACGGGTGGCGGGACGCGGGTAACTTCATCTACCGGCTGGCGGGCACCGCGGAGCTGGAATGGCTGCGGGACACCGACGACCGCTCCTGGATCGAGGTCTGGGAAGACCTTGCGGAGGACGGTGTAGAGGAGGATGACGACGGTGAGGAGGCGTTCGGCGTGCAGGAGGCGAAGGTCCTCGCGCGCTCCTTGCGCCTGTCCCTCGAGGGTGACGCGGCGGTCATGCTGCTCGACCCGGACGACGTGGACGAGAACGGCGAGTGGGCGGCGTATTGGCTCGCCTCCTGGTCCGGCGAGGGACCGGAACGGTACGACTCCTTCTACGACCTCATGCGCCAACAGTGGGTCTCCTTTCACGCCCTGCGCAAGCCGCAGGGCGCCACCCGGGACCACTGGGACGCGGAGGTCGAGCGGGCCCGCTGCGATGCGCTGGCCGGGGCGGTCGACGGACCGCTTGCGGTGTTCGCCCAGGCGCACGAGTACGGGCGGGAGCGGGCCGATGTGCTGAGCATGCAGATGAAAGCGATGCTCGGCGGTTGGCGCGACCACGTCGCGAGCCTGACGTGGTACAGCCCGGACATCGATGACCTCCTGCTCAGCCCGCTGTTCACCGCGCAACTCCTGCCGCTGCTGGTCCGGCAGGACCAGCTCGCGCACCCCCACGACCTGCGGCCCCTGCCGCGGCTCAAGGAGTACGCGCCCGCACCTGTGCGCGCGCTCGTTGCCGACTACGAGGCCCGGACGGCCCAGCCGGGCTTCCGGCTCACCTTCGGCGGGCCCGAGTTCGATGCGGCCGTGCATGCCGTCGCCGACCGCCTCGCCGGGCAGCCGGCCTTCCAGGCTCCCGACGAGCCGCCGATGCGTACGGGTCCGATCGTCGTCACCCTGTACGCGGGCAGCGGCTCGCGGCCGGAACCCGACCCGCTGTCCGACCCCGCCAAGGTCCGCGCGGCCCGCGTGGCCCTGTGCGACGAAGCCTGGCCCGAACTCCGTGCGGCGCTGCGCCTGTGGCACCCGGTGTGCGAGGACCACATCGCCCCGATATCCCTGTTCGCCGACCCGGTCCTGGCCCAGCTGATCACCCCGGACCGCGGCCGCGAGATCCTGGCCACGCCCCGAGGTACGGGCCCCGGCCTCCAGTAG